Proteins from one Oscillatoria nigro-viridis PCC 7112 genomic window:
- a CDS encoding 2-isopropylmalate synthase: MKTQPSQDRIIIFDTTLRDGEQSPGASLNVDEKLTIARQLARLGVDVIEAGFPFTSTGDFEAVQKIARSVGTEDGPTICGLARARKQDIKTAAEALKPAANARIHTFLATSDIHLEYKLKKTRAEVLEIVPEMVAYAKSFVDDVEFSPEDACRSEPEFLYQVLERAIAAGATTVNIPDTVGYTTPSEFGALIRGIKENVPNIDRAIISVHGHNDLGLAVANFLEAVKNGARQLECTINGIGERAGNAALEELVMALYVRRQYYNPFLGRAADSEEPLTKIDSRQIYKTSRLVSNLTGMLVQPNKAIVGANAFAHESGIHQDGVLKNKRTYEIMDAESIGLTENQIVLGKLSGRHAFHTRLKELGFEMADDELNKAFVKFKDLADKKKEITDWDLEAIANNEVHQAPELFRLELVQVSCGDKSRPTATVTVRNPAGEELTDAAIGTGPVDAIYRAINRVVNVPNELIEFSVQSVTAGIDAIGEVTIRLRHEGKVFSGHSANTDIIVASAEAYISALNRLYQALQHSAEKSSEQPTAIGNQVVAKAQR; this comes from the coding sequence ATGAAAACTCAACCAAGTCAAGACCGGATTATTATTTTCGATACGACTTTGCGGGACGGAGAACAATCTCCGGGTGCATCTCTGAATGTGGATGAAAAGCTGACGATCGCCCGCCAGTTAGCGAGATTGGGCGTGGATGTGATTGAAGCGGGTTTCCCTTTCACCAGCACGGGAGATTTCGAGGCAGTCCAAAAAATAGCCCGATCGGTTGGCACGGAAGATGGGCCGACAATTTGCGGTTTAGCACGGGCGAGAAAGCAAGATATTAAAACAGCAGCAGAAGCTCTGAAACCAGCAGCCAATGCGCGAATTCATACGTTTCTGGCTACGTCTGATATTCACTTGGAGTATAAGCTGAAAAAGACGCGGGCTGAAGTTCTGGAAATTGTGCCGGAAATGGTGGCTTACGCTAAGTCTTTTGTGGATGATGTGGAGTTTTCGCCGGAAGATGCTTGTCGATCGGAACCGGAGTTTTTGTATCAGGTTCTGGAACGGGCGATCGCAGCGGGTGCGACTACTGTGAATATTCCCGATACTGTCGGCTACACGACTCCGAGCGAATTTGGGGCTTTGATTCGCGGAATTAAGGAAAATGTGCCGAATATCGATCGCGCAATTATTTCGGTGCACGGTCACAATGACTTAGGATTGGCTGTTGCTAACTTTTTGGAAGCCGTGAAAAATGGCGCCAGACAGTTAGAATGCACGATTAACGGGATTGGCGAACGGGCGGGAAATGCGGCTCTGGAAGAGTTGGTAATGGCGCTTTACGTGCGGCGCCAATATTATAATCCGTTCTTGGGCCGGGCTGCGGATTCTGAGGAACCGCTGACAAAGATTGACTCGCGCCAAATTTACAAAACTTCCCGCTTGGTTTCCAATTTGACGGGGATGTTGGTGCAGCCAAATAAGGCGATTGTCGGGGCAAATGCTTTCGCTCACGAGTCGGGAATTCACCAAGACGGAGTGCTCAAAAATAAGCGGACATACGAGATTATGGACGCTGAGTCGATCGGCTTAACTGAAAATCAAATCGTCTTGGGCAAATTATCAGGCCGCCACGCTTTTCACACTCGCTTGAAAGAGTTGGGTTTTGAAATGGCCGACGATGAGCTAAATAAGGCTTTTGTCAAGTTCAAAGATTTGGCGGACAAGAAAAAAGAGATTACTGATTGGGATTTAGAGGCGATCGCCAATAACGAAGTGCACCAAGCACCGGAACTTTTCCGGTTAGAATTGGTGCAGGTTTCCTGCGGCGACAAATCTCGCCCGACAGCAACTGTCACTGTGCGGAATCCGGCAGGCGAAGAATTGACCGATGCTGCGATCGGCACTGGGCCTGTGGATGCGATTTACAGGGCAATTAACCGGGTGGTAAACGTACCCAACGAGTTGATCGAGTTTTCTGTACAGTCGGTAACAGCGGGCATAGATGCGATCGGCGAAGTAACAATTCGCTTGCGCCACGAAGGCAAAGTATTTTCCGGTCACTCAGCAAATACCGATATTATCGTAGCGTCTGCAGAAGCATACATCAGCGCTTTAAATCGCCTGTATCAGGCATTGCAGCATAGTGCTGAAAAATCCTCCGAACAGCCAACTGCGATCGGAAATCAAGTTGTTGCAAAAGCACAGCGCTGA
- a CDS encoding class I SAM-dependent methyltransferase, producing the protein MQEETLKKERQFHDAWASTIDIDGIRVNDYFEACTAPENRFIVHKMGDITGKRLLDLGCGAGENSVYFAKKGANCVAADYSQGMVEVALKLAEKNGVKIDGCTVNAMAMDFPDNSFDIVYASNLLHHLPEPSKAIREMHRVLKPGGKACFWDPMKHNPVINVYRRMATEVRTEDEAPLDINIVNFVKSLFSETAYDTFWLTALWIFLRFYLIEKVHPNEERYWKKIIIEQERLKPEYSRLEELDGFLKKLPLMKRLAWNLAVVATK; encoded by the coding sequence ATGCAAGAAGAAACTTTAAAAAAAGAGCGACAATTCCACGATGCTTGGGCATCCACAATCGATATTGACGGCATTCGAGTTAATGATTACTTTGAAGCTTGTACCGCCCCAGAAAATAGATTTATCGTCCATAAAATGGGCGATATTACAGGCAAACGCCTCTTAGATTTAGGCTGCGGCGCGGGAGAAAATAGCGTTTATTTTGCTAAAAAAGGTGCAAATTGTGTGGCGGCGGACTATTCTCAGGGCATGGTAGAAGTTGCTCTGAAATTGGCAGAGAAAAACGGCGTCAAAATAGACGGCTGCACGGTGAATGCAATGGCTATGGATTTCCCGGACAACAGTTTTGATATTGTTTACGCTTCTAATTTGCTGCACCATTTGCCGGAACCATCCAAGGCAATTCGCGAAATGCACCGCGTACTAAAGCCTGGGGGTAAAGCTTGTTTTTGGGACCCGATGAAGCACAATCCGGTGATTAATGTTTACCGCAGGATGGCTACTGAGGTGCGGACGGAGGATGAAGCTCCTTTGGATATTAATATTGTGAATTTTGTCAAGTCTTTGTTTTCGGAGACGGCTTACGATACGTTTTGGCTGACGGCGCTGTGGATTTTTTTGCGCTTTTATTTGATAGAAAAAGTGCATCCCAATGAGGAGCGTTATTGGAAAAAGATTATCATTGAACAAGAGAGATTGAAACCGGAATACTCTCGGTTGGAAGAGTTGGATGGGTTTTTGAAGAAGTTGCCTTTGATGAAGCGCTTGGCTTGGAATTTGGCTGTGGTGGCAACGAAGTAA
- a CDS encoding antitoxin family protein, with protein MPETIIAVYENGVFRPLSPLSLNDGETVQIQLWPDDPKKQAELAIQFLVDRGLVTPLPNESHNVEAVTDEEVYELAKRLGAKPGKPLSEMIIEDRGPW; from the coding sequence ATGCCAGAAACTATTATTGCTGTCTACGAAAACGGTGTTTTTCGTCCCTTGAGTCCTTTGTCATTGAATGATGGGGAAACTGTGCAGATTCAACTCTGGCCAGATGATCCAAAAAAGCAGGCAGAATTGGCAATCCAGTTTTTAGTTGACCGAGGATTGGTGACTCCACTACCTAACGAGTCCCATAACGTCGAGGCTGTCACCGATGAAGAGGTGTATGAATTGGCTAAAAGGTTAGGGGCAAAACCGGGCAAGCCTCTATCAGAAATGATTATCGAGGATCGCGGCCCGTGGTAA
- a CDS encoding type II toxin-antitoxin system VapC family toxin has protein sequence MVNIYFLDSSALIKRYVVEIGSPWIKTLTDSQTGNSLLVVRITWVEVLSAFARRQREGGITAAEVAALIAKFRSEFNSRYRVIEVDLALVERAGELIVQYPLRAYDAVQLAAALRVQSVLTSIPETQLIFVSADNRLLDIAQSAGLRIDNPNNYP, from the coding sequence GTGGTAAACATTTATTTTTTGGATAGCAGCGCCCTCATCAAAAGATATGTGGTTGAAATTGGCAGCCCTTGGATAAAAACGCTTACGGATTCCCAGACTGGTAACTCCCTGCTTGTAGTCCGCATCACCTGGGTGGAAGTTCTTAGTGCTTTTGCACGCAGACAACGTGAAGGCGGTATAACTGCTGCGGAAGTTGCTGCACTTATTGCAAAGTTTCGGTCTGAATTCAATAGTCGGTATAGAGTTATCGAAGTTGATCTGGCACTGGTTGAAAGGGCGGGTGAATTGATTGTTCAATATCCACTGCGGGCTTATGATGCTGTGCAATTGGCGGCTGCTTTGCGCGTTCAATCTGTTTTAACATCCATACCAGAAACTCAACTAATTTTTGTTTCGGCGGACAACAGATTGCTGGATATTGCTCAGTCGGCAGGGTTAAGGATTGATAATCCTAATAATTATCCGTAA
- the hisC gene encoding histidinol-phosphate transaminase produces the protein MNYFRKTIHQMSGYVPGEQPPLGTKIIKLNSNENPYPPSPTALKVLQEIDGEMLRRYPDPTGKSFRIAASKVLGVPDDWIVVGNGSDDLLNLIVRAVGEAGKPVVCPAPTYVLYRTLAEIQEADFVEVPYPDDYKLPVDLLIAAQGAVTFVASPNSPSGTAISVADLEKLAKELSGILVIDEAYVDFAENNALELTTKYSNVIVLRTLSKGYSLAGLRLGFGIANPALLAELNKIKDSYNVDALAYAVGAAAIADRDHKTANAEKIKASRAKLAVSFQELGFEVWPSQTNFLLVRPPNGDAERIYQTLKVRGILIRYFNQPRLEDKLRISVGTEEQNQILVKTLKEIL, from the coding sequence ATGAATTACTTTCGCAAAACCATCCACCAAATGTCTGGCTACGTGCCGGGGGAACAGCCACCGCTAGGCACAAAAATTATTAAACTAAATTCTAATGAAAATCCCTATCCGCCTTCTCCAACAGCCTTAAAAGTGCTTCAGGAAATAGACGGAGAAATGCTGCGGCGCTATCCAGATCCAACTGGCAAAAGTTTTCGCATTGCTGCTAGTAAAGTGTTAGGAGTACCTGACGATTGGATTGTTGTAGGTAACGGCAGCGACGATTTATTAAACTTGATAGTTCGCGCTGTGGGCGAAGCCGGGAAACCAGTTGTTTGTCCCGCGCCCACCTATGTATTGTACCGCACTTTGGCAGAAATTCAAGAGGCAGATTTTGTCGAAGTTCCTTATCCCGATGACTACAAGTTACCAGTCGATTTGTTAATAGCAGCCCAGGGTGCTGTGACATTTGTAGCCTCGCCCAACAGTCCATCGGGAACAGCCATATCTGTTGCAGATTTGGAGAAACTGGCTAAAGAGTTATCGGGCATTCTTGTCATCGACGAAGCTTATGTAGATTTCGCAGAAAATAATGCTTTGGAATTGACAACAAAGTACAGTAATGTTATAGTATTGAGGACGCTTTCCAAAGGTTATTCCCTAGCAGGATTGAGACTGGGTTTTGGCATAGCAAATCCGGCGCTGCTGGCAGAATTAAATAAAATCAAAGACAGCTATAATGTGGATGCTTTAGCCTATGCAGTGGGGGCGGCTGCGATCGCCGATCGAGACCACAAAACAGCCAACGCCGAAAAGATTAAGGCCTCGCGAGCAAAACTAGCCGTTAGCTTCCAGGAATTAGGCTTTGAAGTTTGGCCATCGCAAACCAACTTTTTGTTAGTTAGGCCTCCAAACGGCGATGCAGAAAGGATTTATCAAACACTCAAAGTACGGGGAATTTTGATTAGATACTTCAACCAGCCGCGATTGGAAGACAAATTGCGGATTAGTGTAGGTACGGAGGAACAGAATCAAATCTTAGTTAAAACTTTGAAAGAAATTCTCTAA
- a CDS encoding glycerophosphodiester phosphodiesterase, with protein sequence MNVEIIAHRGFSAIAPENTLAAFELAIARGAHSIEFDIQLSADNVPVIFHDATLDRITGVSGKVRETTLSELQTLNAGKWFSDEFSQQKIPTLKESLAILKNVGKFLYFDVKPHCEWSDADVADFVNTLKGEKIQHKCVITSFNDGFLEQVRRLSGDLAIGHIVANLEAYKTQFAQAVAHGDNLISSQYRVLLENPALIQESRSQGVDIVAWTVDDRADMQKLLDLGIRRIVTNCLI encoded by the coding sequence GTGAATGTAGAAATTATCGCACATCGGGGATTTTCGGCGATCGCCCCCGAGAATACTTTAGCAGCTTTTGAACTGGCGATCGCCCGCGGCGCTCATTCGATCGAATTTGACATCCAGCTATCCGCCGACAACGTACCAGTGATTTTTCACGACGCCACATTAGATAGAATCACTGGAGTTTCTGGCAAAGTTAGGGAAACAACCCTGTCTGAATTGCAGACACTTAATGCGGGAAAATGGTTTAGCGATGAATTTTCACAACAAAAAATTCCTACTTTAAAAGAATCATTAGCTATCCTCAAAAATGTTGGCAAATTTCTTTACTTTGATGTCAAGCCTCACTGCGAGTGGTCTGATGCAGATGTGGCGGATTTTGTCAACACTTTGAAGGGCGAAAAAATCCAGCATAAATGCGTTATTACTTCCTTTAACGATGGATTTCTGGAACAAGTGCGGCGGCTATCTGGCGATTTGGCGATCGGACACATTGTTGCTAATCTAGAAGCATACAAAACTCAATTTGCTCAAGCGGTGGCGCATGGGGATAATTTGATTAGCAGTCAGTATCGCGTGTTGCTGGAAAACCCCGCACTAATTCAAGAAAGCCGGAGTCAGGGAGTTGACATTGTGGCCTGGACTGTGGACGATCGAGCAGATATGCAAAAGTTACTTGATTTGGGTATAAGGCGGATAGTCACTAATTGTTTGATATAA
- a CDS encoding alpha/beta fold hydrolase, with protein MPTRKTLQLPDIELSYLEWQPETGKEKVPRLLLLHGLADSACVWTSFGNYLSNRYHIVAPDMRGHGESSKPKTGYTFKSAIADLEALMAHLNWPDAHILGHSWTGKLAPIWARQNPDRFCSMILVDPIFITKLPAALKLTLPIVYRRLDCLKCVGPFATLSQAEAAAKQSGEYADWSDVQQMVFQRQIEQKSDGSWGSKFAIAARNQIFAEVMKVAGLTENIEIQTLFVQPEKGVNRMDWQMQPYKRYLKNLTVAKVPGNHWCFLTQPETFNQTVADFLEGTRQ; from the coding sequence ATGCCAACTCGCAAGACTTTGCAATTACCAGACATCGAACTTTCTTACCTAGAATGGCAGCCAGAAACAGGCAAAGAAAAAGTTCCGCGTTTACTGCTGCTGCACGGTTTAGCAGATAGTGCGTGTGTCTGGACTAGCTTCGGCAATTACTTGTCCAACCGCTATCATATTGTAGCGCCAGATATGCGCGGTCACGGAGAGAGTAGCAAACCGAAAACAGGCTATACTTTTAAAAGTGCGATCGCCGATTTAGAAGCTTTGATGGCACATCTCAACTGGCCTGACGCCCACATTTTAGGGCATTCTTGGACGGGAAAACTAGCACCGATTTGGGCGAGGCAAAATCCCGATCGCTTTTGCAGTATGATTTTAGTAGACCCCATCTTTATCACCAAACTGCCCGCCGCGCTTAAACTCACCCTGCCAATTGTTTACCGAAGATTAGACTGTCTCAAATGTGTGGGCCCGTTTGCGACTTTATCCCAAGCAGAAGCAGCAGCAAAACAATCGGGAGAATACGCAGATTGGAGTGACGTGCAACAAATGGTATTCCAACGCCAAATCGAACAAAAATCAGACGGAAGTTGGGGCAGTAAATTTGCGATTGCAGCCAGAAATCAGATATTTGCAGAAGTGATGAAAGTAGCCGGTTTAACTGAAAATATTGAGATCCAGACTTTGTTTGTACAGCCGGAAAAAGGCGTAAATCGCATGGATTGGCAAATGCAGCCATACAAGAGATACTTGAAAAATCTTACCGTTGCAAAAGTACCGGGGAATCACTGGTGTTTTTTGACTCAACCGGAAACTTTTAATCAAACTGTGGCAGATTTTTTAGAGGGTACAAGACAGTGA
- a CDS encoding esterase-like activity of phytase family protein produces MLQRWHKSKQFNKSSKINVTALSNSWHLKTLGDPLRGLRQRILRLFSLALILLTVCTACAPPPAVARDRSFPEMSLEFLGEYQLPKMNFEGVPVGGLSGITYDPKGISAATSKAYRFYALSDDPSENGEARFYSLRLDLTSSDPANIRLKKVTVEGVTSLKQADGETFSWGSINPEGIALSPRNSVFVASEGVTHVGIPPFIGEFDLKTGQMRGNLPIPKRYIPDTSDEKQQQGVVDNLGFESLTIDPETFSPGGLDPFRLFAATEAPLMQDLDPEQASKLRVLHYIIVDKKPQLVSENLYKLDQVPLTILNGLTELVTVGGGQILSLERSFGLSGYSARIYQVAFGAATDTSRIQSFKGQLPTVEPVKKKLLLDLSELGIPLYNLEGMTLGPRLPDGSQSLVLVSDDNFDEAQKTQFILLSLKGKG; encoded by the coding sequence ATGTTACAAAGATGGCACAAAAGCAAACAGTTCAACAAGAGCAGCAAAATAAATGTCACCGCACTGAGCAATTCTTGGCATTTGAAGACGCTGGGCGATCCTCTTCGAGGGCTTCGCCAACGTATTTTACGCTTATTCAGTCTAGCCCTAATTCTGTTAACTGTTTGCACGGCTTGCGCCCCCCCTCCCGCAGTTGCTAGAGACCGCTCTTTTCCAGAAATGTCCCTAGAATTTTTGGGCGAGTACCAATTGCCAAAAATGAATTTTGAAGGAGTACCAGTCGGCGGTTTGTCAGGAATTACCTACGACCCCAAAGGTATTAGTGCAGCCACTTCCAAAGCTTATCGCTTTTACGCTCTTTCCGACGACCCCAGCGAAAACGGAGAAGCGAGATTTTACAGTCTGCGACTAGACCTCACATCAAGCGACCCAGCAAATATTCGCCTGAAAAAAGTTACCGTTGAAGGCGTTACATCCCTCAAACAAGCAGACGGTGAAACCTTCTCTTGGGGTTCCATCAATCCCGAAGGCATCGCCCTTTCTCCCCGCAACTCAGTATTTGTCGCCAGCGAAGGCGTTACTCATGTTGGCATCCCTCCTTTTATCGGAGAATTTGACCTCAAAACAGGGCAAATGCGGGGAAATTTGCCGATTCCAAAGCGCTATATTCCCGATACCAGCGATGAAAAACAGCAGCAAGGAGTGGTGGACAATTTAGGTTTTGAATCTTTAACCATCGACCCAGAAACCTTTAGTCCGGGCGGTCTAGATCCGTTTCGTTTGTTCGCAGCTACGGAAGCGCCGTTAATGCAAGATTTAGACCCCGAACAGGCAAGCAAACTCCGTGTTTTACATTATATCATCGTCGATAAAAAGCCGCAATTAGTTTCAGAAAATCTTTACAAGCTCGACCAAGTTCCCCTGACTATTTTGAACGGTTTAACAGAATTAGTCACTGTCGGCGGCGGTCAGATTCTGAGTTTAGAACGTTCTTTTGGGCTGTCGGGATACAGCGCTAGGATTTATCAAGTAGCGTTTGGGGCGGCTACAGACACTTCTAGAATTCAGAGTTTTAAAGGGCAATTACCAACGGTCGAACCTGTTAAGAAAAAGTTGCTGCTAGACTTGAGCGAACTCGGAATTCCGCTGTACAATTTAGAGGGGATGACCCTCGGCCCGCGCTTGCCAGATGGCAGCCAGAGTCTAGTTTTGGTCAGCGATGACAATTTTGATGAAGCGCAGAAAACTCAGTTTATCTTGTTGAGTTTGAAGGGCAAAGGTTAA
- a CDS encoding tetratricopeptide repeat protein, with translation MQNLMFREGMPNRGNQILRMRSSVPIGCLLFLWLCAGSIASAQTNPPGLDQFSPNPLEITTPDPLAPANESLSSTQRDELTAALEELNLEALAKLEAGDGAGAFEIWFRELRLRRYLGPAAEIAALSRVGSVAWSNGKNLELQLITKRLQAIQKQVKSQVPLNTELLPAFAAAFQQVRAKGPTVEVYQEILENARQNQDILAQGQILKAIGLIHINWLSYDKAAPVYEELATLIQENRALFAANSAVQNSAVVAGNGAPPQPVTPPTEVETLRQLAYVYQQSKQPLKAIAAREKLASVYLNLQNPSAIPPLKIAIASDYQTIGQINLAAQYYQEAYNLAVPIQQYAQASEALDKLALLYRAQKQWEPTLRIYQMQLLLEERAYNFYGLMSAYDNLGQVYQEMKAYDKALESYQKGLDVAKKLGHRQEYFAKKIQKVNKQLQRTS, from the coding sequence ATGCAAAATTTGATGTTTCGAGAAGGAATGCCGAATCGCGGCAACCAAATTTTGAGAATGAGAAGTTCTGTGCCAATTGGGTGCTTGCTTTTTTTGTGGCTGTGTGCTGGTTCTATTGCTAGCGCCCAAACTAATCCACCAGGCCTCGATCAATTTTCTCCTAATCCTCTAGAAATTACCACACCCGATCCCCTAGCTCCCGCTAACGAATCTTTGAGCAGCACTCAGCGGGACGAACTGACAGCGGCTTTGGAAGAGTTAAACTTAGAAGCATTGGCTAAATTGGAAGCTGGAGATGGGGCTGGTGCTTTTGAAATTTGGTTCCGAGAATTGCGCCTGCGGAGGTATCTGGGCCCGGCGGCGGAAATTGCTGCTTTGAGTCGGGTGGGAAGTGTTGCTTGGAGTAACGGTAAAAACCTCGAATTACAGCTTATTACTAAACGGTTGCAAGCAATTCAAAAACAAGTCAAATCCCAAGTACCACTTAATACTGAGTTGCTCCCCGCTTTCGCTGCGGCTTTTCAGCAGGTGCGCGCTAAAGGCCCGACTGTAGAAGTTTACCAAGAAATTCTCGAAAATGCGCGCCAAAACCAAGATATATTGGCTCAAGGTCAGATTTTGAAGGCGATCGGGCTTATTCACATCAATTGGTTGAGTTACGATAAAGCTGCTCCGGTGTATGAGGAATTGGCTACTTTAATTCAGGAAAACCGCGCTTTATTTGCTGCTAATTCTGCTGTGCAAAATTCTGCTGTTGTTGCGGGAAACGGTGCGCCGCCGCAGCCTGTAACTCCTCCAACTGAGGTAGAGACTCTGAGACAGTTGGCCTACGTTTACCAGCAGTCGAAACAACCCCTAAAGGCGATCGCAGCCAGGGAAAAACTAGCATCAGTGTATTTGAACCTGCAAAATCCGAGCGCTATACCACCGCTCAAAATTGCGATCGCCAGTGATTACCAAACCATAGGTCAAATCAATTTAGCAGCTCAATACTATCAGGAAGCCTACAATTTAGCCGTCCCCATTCAACAGTATGCTCAGGCTAGCGAAGCTTTGGATAAATTAGCATTGCTTTACCGAGCGCAAAAGCAGTGGGAGCCGACTTTGCGGATTTATCAAATGCAGTTGCTGTTAGAAGAGCGGGCTTACAATTTCTACGGATTGATGAGTGCTTACGACAATCTCGGTCAAGTTTATCAGGAGATGAAGGCTTACGATAAAGCTTTGGAATCCTATCAAAAAGGGTTGGACGTGGCTAAAAAATTGGGACACAGACAAGAGTATTTTGCTAAGAAAATTCAAAAAGTTAACAAGCAATTGCAAAGGACTTCGTAG
- a CDS encoding GNAT family N-acetyltransferase yields the protein MHEIETARLYLRQFTPDDLDDLYRIYSDPEIMKYLTGVRTREATEIAIHNMLQRWEQNNFGMWALVHKRDRKMIGRCGLACLDQTPEVELGYAIDKVYWNQGLVTEASFASLNYGFEILQLERIVAIARPENIASQRVIQKVGMKYEKNARYYETDVLYYSISRETYESFDFRF from the coding sequence ATGCACGAAATAGAGACAGCCCGATTGTATCTGAGGCAATTTACGCCAGACGACTTAGATGACCTGTACCGCATCTACAGCGATCCGGAAATAATGAAATACCTCACAGGAGTTAGAACTAGAGAAGCAACAGAAATCGCCATTCATAATATGCTCCAACGTTGGGAACAAAATAACTTCGGAATGTGGGCTTTAGTACATAAAAGAGACCGTAAAATGATCGGCCGCTGCGGACTTGCTTGTCTCGACCAAACACCGGAAGTTGAGCTTGGCTATGCGATCGACAAAGTTTACTGGAATCAAGGATTAGTCACAGAAGCATCTTTTGCTAGTCTAAACTATGGATTTGAAATATTACAGCTTGAAAGAATAGTTGCGATCGCCCGTCCAGAAAATATCGCCTCCCAGCGGGTGATACAGAAAGTTGGCATGAAATATGAAAAAAATGCTCGTTATTACGAAACTGATGTACTATATTACTCTATCTCGCGAGAAACCTACGAGTCATTCGATTTTAGATTTTAG